Proteins encoded in a region of the Gammaproteobacteria bacterium genome:
- a CDS encoding zinc-ribbon and DUF3426 domain-containing protein, with protein MALHVTQCPRCESTFNTSARMLQAAHGLVRCGACLSIFEADQHFVGIHGQASNDEHEQQGTESVFISAPGDYFSPSEFLKHGDEEGQGEQENDWDQEEILYAKSDIQDSDFDVFDVDPEIDQSPVKEQLTDSNFDVFDAGELAESRPDPSLEEQDHEFDIFDAGEREFRTPVFTPANEPAGGSTSSPRADAPTSGTPGSAPVILPAGPNAASLLARLKNSKDTEVILPPGPDSATLLAALKKANEQAEKNAAGNENQPHVDSEILYDDLDFEPAASVFLDAESIEAADPPGEPEPNTASDSGEAVYNFPASDLEWEETDVDLDAKSFVILPVDPYQPSAFRSETEKMADKSEPRDKPLPTDSNGSAAVPASATGTAKAASPSQDAPLVDSSKEEIRARVMSTSLHEQDESLEQLSEENLRAIRDVDTSLELEHQSRKRRSSRIVLAAIACLLAVSVFALQFFWQRLPVLSQDARFRPWYQSACGLLRCELPPYVNPAEIQTDNLVVRSHPQQEGSLELNAVFRNRAEFPQPFPLIELRFTDLNNTVVASRELPPDEYLPPALRGMPLMPAGAPVQITLELIDPGPEAVNYQLGFKAAPPRPGS; from the coding sequence ATGGCTCTACATGTAACCCAATGTCCACGTTGTGAATCAACGTTCAATACCAGCGCCCGGATGCTGCAGGCGGCGCACGGGCTGGTAAGGTGTGGGGCGTGCCTGTCCATCTTTGAAGCGGACCAGCATTTTGTCGGTATTCACGGCCAGGCGTCCAACGACGAGCATGAGCAGCAGGGAACCGAATCGGTCTTCATCTCCGCCCCCGGCGACTATTTTAGTCCGTCCGAATTCCTCAAACACGGCGATGAGGAAGGCCAGGGCGAGCAGGAAAACGACTGGGACCAGGAAGAAATTCTTTATGCCAAGTCCGACATCCAGGACAGCGACTTTGACGTCTTCGACGTCGACCCCGAGATTGATCAGTCTCCCGTCAAGGAACAGCTCACCGACAGCAATTTTGATGTCTTCGATGCCGGGGAGTTAGCGGAGAGCAGGCCCGACCCCAGCCTCGAGGAGCAGGATCACGAATTTGACATTTTCGATGCCGGTGAACGGGAGTTCCGCACACCGGTGTTTACCCCTGCCAACGAACCTGCGGGAGGCTCCACCTCTTCGCCCCGTGCCGATGCCCCGACATCCGGAACCCCCGGGTCAGCACCGGTCATCCTGCCGGCCGGCCCGAATGCAGCCAGCCTGCTGGCCAGGCTGAAGAACAGCAAAGACACTGAAGTGATTCTCCCACCCGGGCCCGATTCCGCAACTCTTCTGGCGGCCCTCAAAAAGGCAAACGAGCAGGCAGAAAAAAACGCTGCCGGGAATGAAAACCAGCCGCATGTGGATAGTGAAATCCTGTATGATGACCTGGATTTTGAGCCTGCCGCCAGCGTGTTTCTCGACGCTGAGTCTATTGAAGCGGCAGATCCACCGGGCGAACCTGAACCGAATACGGCCAGCGATTCCGGTGAGGCGGTCTACAACTTTCCTGCCAGCGACCTGGAATGGGAAGAGACCGACGTCGACCTGGACGCGAAATCATTCGTTATATTGCCGGTAGACCCCTACCAGCCTTCTGCTTTCCGGAGTGAAACCGAAAAAATGGCCGACAAGTCGGAGCCCAGGGACAAGCCTCTGCCCACGGACAGTAACGGGTCCGCGGCGGTGCCTGCCAGCGCCACTGGCACGGCGAAAGCGGCCTCTCCGTCCCAGGACGCCCCGCTTGTGGATAGCAGCAAGGAGGAGATCCGCGCCAGAGTGATGTCCACCAGCCTGCACGAGCAGGATGAATCGCTTGAACAGCTGAGCGAAGAGAATCTGCGTGCTATCCGCGATGTGGACACCTCACTGGAACTGGAACACCAGAGCAGAAAACGGCGTTCGTCCAGAATCGTACTTGCCGCCATTGCCTGTCTGCTGGCGGTGTCGGTCTTTGCGCTCCAGTTTTTCTGGCAACGACTGCCCGTACTCAGCCAGGATGCCCGCTTCCGCCCCTGGTATCAGTCTGCCTGCGGTCTGCTGCGCTGCGAATTGCCGCCGTATGTCAATCCCGCCGAAATTCAAACCGACAACCTGGTCGTACGCAGCCACCCGCAACAGGAAGGCTCCCTCGAGCTCAACGCGGTATTTCGGAACCGTGCTGAGTTCCCCCAACCTTTCCCCCTGATCGAGCTGCGCTTTACTGATCTCAACAACACCGTTGTGGCATCCCGGGAACTGCCTCCGGACGAATACCTGCCGCCCGCCCTGCGGGGCATGCCGTTAATGCCGGCAGGTGCCCCCGTCCAGATTACCCTGGAGCTTATCGATCCAGGGCCGGAAGCGGTCAATTACCAGCTGGGTTTCAAGGCCGCGCCACCCAGGCCCGGCTCCTAG
- the prmA gene encoding 50S ribosomal protein L11 methyltransferase produces MPWQLLRLRIAPAQAEEMEQLLLDSGAVSVTLTDGEDQPVFQTEPGATPLWDSVLLCGMFTAEMDLQPLLSDLQNRLTDRGPNDSARQAIELESLPDQDWEKTWMDRFHPLQFGSRLWICPSWLTPPDPDAVNILLDPGLAFGTGTHPTTALCLEWLEQQNLRDKLVIDYGCGSGVLAIAAALLGAREVLAVDNDPQAIQASEANRAANGIRVAQLSCYLPEQFPLHSSSLPADLLIANILAGPLEQLAPHFADLVRPGGHLVLSGILPEQCEPLQALYQRWFDMSEPVEREQWTRLSGTRRYS; encoded by the coding sequence ATGCCCTGGCAACTGCTGCGGCTGCGTATTGCTCCGGCGCAAGCCGAAGAGATGGAACAGCTGTTACTCGACTCCGGCGCCGTGTCCGTGACTCTCACCGATGGCGAAGATCAGCCGGTTTTCCAGACCGAGCCCGGGGCGACACCACTGTGGGACTCGGTGCTGCTCTGTGGCATGTTTACCGCCGAAATGGATCTGCAACCCCTGCTGTCGGACCTGCAGAATCGCCTTACTGACCGGGGCCCGAACGATTCAGCCAGACAGGCAATAGAGCTGGAGTCACTGCCTGATCAGGACTGGGAAAAAACCTGGATGGACCGCTTTCATCCCCTGCAGTTCGGGTCCAGGTTGTGGATCTGCCCCAGCTGGCTCACCCCGCCGGACCCGGACGCGGTCAACATACTGCTCGATCCCGGGCTGGCTTTCGGCACCGGCACCCACCCCACTACGGCGTTATGCCTGGAATGGCTCGAGCAGCAGAACCTGCGGGACAAACTGGTGATCGACTACGGCTGCGGATCGGGAGTGCTGGCCATCGCCGCCGCACTGCTGGGAGCGCGGGAAGTACTGGCAGTCGACAATGACCCCCAGGCCATCCAGGCCAGCGAAGCCAATCGCGCCGCCAACGGCATCAGGGTGGCGCAGCTGTCCTGTTACCTGCCCGAGCAATTCCCCCTTCACTCCTCATCTTTACCCGCCGATCTGCTAATAGCCAACATTCTGGCCGGCCCACTGGAACAGCTCGCTCCCCATTTTGCCGATCTGGTCAGGCCCGGCGGTCATCTGGTGCTGTCGGGCATTCTGCCGGAACAGTGCGAACCGCTGCAGGCGCTTTATCAGCGCTGGTTTGACATGTCGGAACCGGTGGAGCGGGAACAATGGACAAGACTTTCCGGAACGAGACGATATAGCTAG
- the accC gene encoding acetyl-CoA carboxylase biotin carboxylase subunit has product MFDKVLIANRGEIALRVLRACKELGVKTVAVHSTADRELMHVRLADESVCIGPASATESYLNIPAIISAMEVTDAVAVHPGYGFLSENADFAEQVENSGFTFIGPRADTIRLMGDKVSAINVMRDAGVPTVPGSNGPLDDNNDRTLALAKEIGYPVIIKAAAGGGGRGMRVVHSEAALLKAIYVTQSEAKAFFGSGVVYLEKFLENPRHVEIQVMGDGLGEALYLGDRDCSLQRRHQKVIEEAPAPGIPQRVRDEVAQTCIQACRNLKYRGAGTLEFLYEDEKFYFIEMNTRVQVEHPVTEMVTGVDIVKEQLRIASGEPLSIKQEDVRIQGHSVECRINAEDPVSFLPCPGLVNLYHAPGGLGVRVDSHLYSGYRIPPYYDSLIAKLITYGASREEALVRMENALDELLVDGIKTNIPLHRDLVKDLEFRAGGVNIHYLEKKLSA; this is encoded by the coding sequence ATGTTCGATAAAGTACTCATTGCCAATCGGGGCGAAATAGCCCTCCGCGTCCTCCGCGCCTGTAAGGAACTGGGCGTCAAGACCGTAGCTGTGCACTCCACGGCGGACCGCGAGCTCATGCACGTCCGCCTGGCCGATGAATCTGTGTGTATTGGCCCAGCCTCTGCGACCGAGAGCTACCTCAATATTCCCGCGATCATTTCCGCCATGGAAGTCACTGACGCGGTCGCCGTCCATCCCGGTTACGGCTTTCTGTCCGAGAACGCCGATTTCGCCGAGCAGGTGGAAAACAGCGGCTTTACCTTCATTGGCCCCCGGGCCGATACTATCCGCCTGATGGGCGACAAGGTGTCCGCCATTAACGTCATGCGCGATGCCGGCGTTCCAACCGTGCCAGGTTCGAACGGGCCGTTGGACGACAATAACGACCGCACTCTGGCGCTGGCCAAGGAGATTGGCTACCCGGTCATCATCAAGGCGGCCGCCGGCGGCGGCGGCCGGGGCATGCGTGTGGTGCACAGTGAAGCGGCGTTGCTGAAGGCGATCTACGTGACTCAGTCAGAAGCCAAAGCTTTTTTCGGCAGCGGTGTGGTTTACCTGGAAAAATTCCTGGAGAACCCGCGCCACGTGGAGATCCAGGTTATGGGCGATGGCCTGGGCGAGGCCCTCTACCTGGGCGATCGGGACTGTTCACTGCAGCGACGTCACCAGAAGGTTATCGAAGAGGCGCCTGCCCCGGGCATTCCTCAGCGCGTACGTGACGAGGTTGCACAGACCTGTATTCAGGCCTGCAGAAACCTCAAATACAGGGGCGCCGGGACGCTGGAATTTCTCTATGAAGATGAAAAGTTCTACTTCATCGAAATGAACACCCGGGTTCAGGTCGAGCACCCGGTAACCGAAATGGTAACGGGCGTGGATATCGTCAAGGAACAGCTTCGCATCGCCTCTGGCGAACCGCTTTCAATCAAGCAGGAGGACGTCAGAATTCAAGGCCACTCGGTGGAATGCCGCATTAATGCCGAGGATCCGGTGTCGTTCCTGCCGTGCCCCGGACTGGTAAACCTGTACCACGCCCCCGGCGGTCTGGGGGTACGGGTGGATTCTCATCTCTACAGCGGCTACCGCATACCACCCTATTATGATTCCCTGATCGCCAAGCTGATCACCTATGGCGCCTCCCGGGAAGAAGCCCTGGTGCGCATGGAAAACGCCCTGGACGAACTGCTGGTAGACGGAATCAAGACCAATATCCCGCTGCACCGGGACCTGGTCAAGGACCTCGAATTCCGGGCCGGTGGGGTGAACATTCACTACCTGGAAAAGAAACTCTCAGCCTGA